Proteins encoded together in one Lathyrus oleraceus cultivar Zhongwan6 chromosome 5, CAAS_Psat_ZW6_1.0, whole genome shotgun sequence window:
- the LOC127081465 gene encoding uncharacterized protein LOC127081465, which yields MTPLYIVVALKDKDLEDLTSVTQVYKARATYNASKRVSSTEMQMLLSLIHREKYMCRTRNREDSNVVLDIFWTHPDSMKLNMFHLVLIFYCTYKTDRYWLPLLEIIGVTLIKLTFSVGFAYLKHERGENFKWAMEKLKELFSYEKMPLKVVVTDQELALMNAIKVVFSKSTIKYV from the exons ATGACTCCACTGTACATAGTTGTTGCTTTGAAAGACAAAGATCTAGAAGACCTCACAAGTGTTACCCAGGTGTATAAAGCTAGAGCTACATACAATGCGAGCAAGAGAGTCTCATCGACGGAAATGCAAATGTTGTTGAGTCTTATTCATAGAGAAAAATACATGTGCCGGACTAGAAATAGGGAAGACTCAAATGTTGTTCTTGATATCTTTTGGACACATCCTGATTCAATGAAGTTGAATATGTTTCATTTGGTGTTGATTTTTTATTGTACATACAAGACAGATAG GTATTGGCTACCACTGCTTGAGATTATTGGTGTTACATTAATAAAATTGACATTTTCGGTAGGCTTTGCCTATTTGAAACATGAAAGGGGTGAGAACTTCAAATGGGCAATGGAGAAACTCAAAGAGTTGTTCTCTTACGAGAAAATGCCACTGAAGGTTGTGGTGACGGACCAGGAACTTGCGTTGATGAATGCCATAAAAGTTGTGTTTTCAAAGTCAACTATCAAGTATGTATAG